One Megamonas hypermegale genomic window carries:
- a CDS encoding single-stranded DNA-binding protein: protein MNRVILAGRLVRDPEVRYTQTGKAVASFTLAVNRRFVRNADQQQADFIPIVVWDKLAEICGNNLVKGSQVLVEGRMQIRSYDAQDGTKRYVTEVVAQDIEFMGSRPTGAAPVHAAAPMNNSNPSPMGGAAASFGSELPPDEEIPF from the coding sequence ATGAACAGAGTAATATTAGCAGGTCGTCTTGTGCGTGACCCAGAAGTACGCTACACGCAGACGGGAAAAGCGGTGGCAAGCTTCACTTTAGCAGTAAATCGTAGATTTGTTCGCAATGCGGATCAGCAACAGGCAGATTTTATTCCAATCGTTGTTTGGGATAAACTTGCTGAAATATGTGGTAATAACTTAGTTAAAGGTAGCCAGGTTTTAGTAGAAGGCCGTATGCAGATTCGTTCTTATGATGCACAGGACGGAACAAAACGCTATGTTACAGAAGTTGTAGCGCAGGATATTGAATTCATGGGTTCTAGACCAACTGGAGCAGCACCTGTTCATGCTGCAGCACCAATGAATAATTCAAATCCATCTCCAATGGGAGGAGCAGCTGCTTCCTTCGGTTCAGAGTTACCTCCTGACGAAGAAATACCATTTTAA